Proteins from a genomic interval of Brachybacterium vulturis:
- a CDS encoding dienelactone hydrolase family protein: MSATTLPIPTDAGDLPGLLWLPEDLEEPVPGLVVLQEIFGLSEYMQQRCADLAALGYAVLAPQLFARLDPPLVGMDDWDDLESWLDEGVALTGQLPWERAEADALAALNALRAHGAVDSEKVGLVGFCYGGGLAVAATAAAAAEERPPSVLVSYYGSALPTLLDRAARVEVPSLHHFGTADAFIPLEQVMEIHAAVTADGTREQVHFCLHEGAGHAFDNPHPGLHHNEAAEAAWQQTVGFLAEMLPTRG, encoded by the coding sequence GTGAGTGCGACGACGCTTCCCATCCCGACCGACGCCGGCGACCTGCCGGGGCTGCTCTGGCTGCCCGAGGACCTCGAGGAGCCGGTGCCCGGCCTGGTGGTGCTGCAGGAGATCTTCGGCCTGTCCGAGTACATGCAGCAGCGCTGCGCGGATCTCGCCGCGCTCGGCTATGCGGTGCTGGCGCCGCAACTGTTCGCCCGTCTGGACCCGCCGCTGGTGGGGATGGACGACTGGGACGACCTCGAGTCCTGGCTCGACGAGGGCGTGGCCCTGACCGGACAGCTGCCCTGGGAGCGCGCCGAGGCCGACGCCCTGGCGGCCCTGAACGCACTGCGCGCGCACGGCGCCGTGGACTCCGAGAAGGTGGGCCTGGTCGGCTTCTGCTACGGAGGCGGTCTCGCCGTCGCCGCGACCGCCGCCGCCGCTGCGGAGGAGCGCCCGCCCTCGGTGCTGGTCAGCTACTACGGATCCGCGCTGCCCACGCTCCTGGACCGGGCCGCGCGGGTCGAGGTGCCGAGCCTGCACCACTTCGGCACGGCCGACGCCTTCATCCCGCTGGAGCAGGTCATGGAGATCCATGCCGCCGTCACCGCCGACGGCACCCGCGAGCAGGTGCACTTCTGCCTGCACGAGGGCGCCGGTCACGCCTTCGACAACCCCCATCCCGGCCTCCACCACAACGAGGCCGCCGAGGCCGCCTGGCAGCAGACGGTCGGCTTCCTCGCGGAGATGCTGCCCACGCGCGGCTGA
- a CDS encoding quaternary amine ABC transporter ATP-binding protein, with amino-acid sequence MPPVITADGLYKVFGRRPARGVEALRQGKTRVELRDEGLTAAVIDASFSVEPGENFVVMGLSGSGKSTLIRMVNGLLPASAGELRIGDDVLSSMSPAKVRQVRRKRVSMVFQHFALLPHRTVGENAAYGLEISGLNRSEREKRATEALEMVGLKGWGGYRPDSLSGGMKQRVGLARALAAGTDIMLMDEAFSALDPLIRRDMQDQLIELQQKLDKTVLFITHDLNEAMRIGDRIAMMRDGRIEQIGTSDEILNEPANDYVARFIQDVDRSRVMTAENILERPSETLGEDHGPRTAHRMLRETQNPWLVALHRDRTPLGVLWEEDVAEAVRAGRDDLPWVPGREMPVVSFDTPIADLFAPSAQHVNPLIVVDEDGKFLGVIPRVTLLTAAGTGHGENGETVTTVNSPDAAGGDALPGTTHDTLGGDR; translated from the coding sequence GTGCCACCAGTCATCACCGCCGACGGCCTGTACAAGGTCTTCGGTCGACGACCCGCCCGAGGGGTCGAAGCCCTCCGGCAGGGAAAGACGCGCGTCGAGCTGCGCGACGAGGGGCTCACGGCCGCGGTGATCGACGCCAGCTTCAGTGTCGAGCCCGGCGAGAACTTCGTCGTCATGGGCCTGTCCGGCTCCGGGAAGTCCACGCTGATCCGCATGGTCAACGGACTGCTCCCCGCGAGCGCCGGCGAGCTGCGGATCGGTGACGACGTGCTCTCCAGCATGTCCCCGGCCAAGGTGCGCCAGGTGCGCCGCAAGCGCGTCTCCATGGTCTTCCAGCACTTCGCGCTGCTGCCCCATCGCACCGTCGGCGAGAACGCCGCCTATGGGCTCGAGATCAGCGGCCTGAACCGTTCGGAGCGGGAGAAGCGGGCCACCGAAGCGCTCGAGATGGTCGGTCTGAAGGGGTGGGGCGGTTACCGTCCCGACAGCCTCTCCGGTGGCATGAAACAGCGCGTGGGGCTGGCTCGCGCCCTGGCTGCAGGGACCGACATCATGCTCATGGACGAGGCGTTCTCCGCGCTGGACCCGCTGATCCGTCGCGACATGCAGGATCAGCTGATCGAGCTCCAGCAGAAGCTGGACAAGACTGTCCTGTTCATCACCCACGACCTCAACGAGGCCATGCGCATCGGTGACCGGATCGCCATGATGCGCGACGGCCGGATCGAGCAGATCGGCACCTCCGACGAGATCCTCAACGAGCCGGCCAACGATTACGTCGCCCGCTTCATCCAGGACGTCGACCGCTCCCGCGTCATGACGGCGGAGAACATCCTCGAGCGCCCCTCCGAGACCCTCGGCGAGGACCACGGCCCGCGCACCGCGCACCGCATGCTGCGCGAGACCCAGAACCCGTGGCTGGTCGCCCTGCACCGGGACCGCACGCCGCTCGGCGTCCTCTGGGAGGAGGACGTCGCCGAGGCTGTCCGCGCGGGTCGGGACGACCTGCCCTGGGTGCCCGGCCGCGAGATGCCGGTGGTCTCCTTTGACACGCCGATCGCCGACCTGTTCGCACCGTCCGCCCAGCACGTCAACCCGTTGATCGTGGTCGATGAGGACGGCAAGTTCCTCGGTGTGATCCCCCGGGTGACGCTGCTGACCGCCGCCGGGACGGGGCACGGCGAGAACGGCGAGACCGTGACGACCGTCAATTCACCCGACGCCGCCGGAGGCGATGCCCTGCCGGGCACGACCCACGACACCCTCGGAGGTGACCGATGA
- a CDS encoding ABC transporter permease, producing MNPEDGLVPRIPIGDWAESGIDWLKANLSWLFDAFTWLMEFLVGNLTEGLLFLPALVLIPLLALLAWVARSWRMGIGTLVMMLAVLAMDQWTPMLQTMALVIVATLFAVVIAVPLGILAAMSSSVSAIVKPIMDFMQTMPAFVYLIPAVTFFSIGLVPGMFSTIIFALPPGVRMTELGIRQVDSETVEAGESFGATRGQILRGIQLPLAIPTIMAGVNQVIMLALSMAVIAGMAGTEGSGKLVVQAIATLDLPLGVEAGLGVVILAVFLDRVTAALGNPGDYKTSLVAVLKRRRTATTS from the coding sequence ATGAACCCCGAAGACGGCCTCGTGCCCCGCATCCCGATCGGCGACTGGGCGGAGAGCGGCATCGATTGGCTGAAGGCCAACCTCTCCTGGCTGTTCGACGCCTTCACTTGGCTGATGGAGTTCCTGGTCGGGAACCTCACCGAGGGGCTGCTGTTCCTGCCGGCGCTGGTGCTGATCCCGCTGCTCGCACTGCTCGCCTGGGTGGCGCGCTCCTGGCGCATGGGCATCGGCACCCTGGTGATGATGCTCGCGGTCCTGGCCATGGACCAGTGGACACCGATGCTCCAGACCATGGCGCTGGTGATCGTCGCGACCCTGTTCGCGGTGGTCATCGCCGTGCCGCTGGGCATCCTGGCCGCCATGAGCTCCTCAGTGAGCGCCATCGTGAAACCGATCATGGACTTCATGCAGACGATGCCCGCCTTCGTCTACCTGATCCCGGCGGTCACCTTCTTCTCGATCGGGCTGGTGCCCGGCATGTTCTCGACCATCATCTTCGCCCTGCCACCCGGGGTCCGGATGACGGAGCTCGGCATCCGGCAGGTCGACTCCGAGACCGTCGAGGCCGGAGAGTCCTTCGGCGCCACCCGCGGGCAGATCCTGCGCGGCATCCAGCTGCCCCTGGCCATCCCCACCATCATGGCGGGCGTCAACCAGGTGATCATGCTGGCCCTGTCGATGGCCGTGATCGCCGGCATGGCCGGGACCGAGGGCTCCGGCAAGCTGGTGGTCCAGGCGATCGCGACCCTGGACCTTCCGCTCGGCGTCGAGGCCGGTCTCGGCGTCGTCATCCTGGCGGTCTTCCTGGACCGCGTCACGGCGGCCCTGGGCAACCCCGGCGATTACAAGACCTCGCTGGTCGCCGTGCTGAAACGACGTCGCACGGCCACCACTTCCTGA
- a CDS encoding heavy-metal-associated domain-containing protein, with protein sequence MTATPATITHSLFRTKGFSCPSCVAKIEKRVGRLEGVSSVSVKFASGRVEVDHDTAVTSTDDIVDAIGTAGYESALSAL encoded by the coding sequence ATGACCGCCACCCCCGCCACCATCACCCATTCCCTCTTCCGTACCAAGGGCTTCAGCTGCCCCTCCTGCGTCGCCAAGATCGAGAAGCGGGTGGGCCGGCTGGAGGGCGTCAGCAGCGTCAGCGTGAAGTTCGCCTCCGGCCGCGTCGAGGTCGACCACGACACCGCCGTGACCAGCACCGACGACATCGTCGATGCGATCGGCACGGCAGGCTACGAATCTGCGCTGTCGGCCCTGTGA
- a CDS encoding glycine betaine ABC transporter substrate-binding protein, with product MTKRNSLWTPNSVSRRSALVGGAGLLGLGLAACGSDGGDGGGSGGDSNGGGGPEGKTITLGYIASWTDGLSTAYLLDNRLTAMGYTVKHQTIAEAALLYAGLAQGDVNMYPSAWPEVTHADYMEEYGDNIEDLVAYYEGAKLNFSVPEYVEDIQSIADLQGQADRFDGKIYGIEPGAGITGATQDSVIPGYGLDDFELVTSSTPAMLTELQNKIDAEEDIVVTLWSPFWAMTAFPVRALEDPEGHFGEPEALHHLGHKGFSEEFPEAAEWISKMKLSDEEFGSLEDMVVNQFEDGQEAEAVEKWLEENPDVLAPLPGE from the coding sequence ATGACCAAGCGCAACTCGCTCTGGACCCCGAACTCCGTCTCCCGCCGCTCCGCCCTGGTGGGCGGCGCCGGCCTGCTGGGCCTCGGCCTGGCCGCCTGCGGCAGCGACGGCGGTGACGGCGGCGGAAGCGGCGGTGACAGCAACGGCGGTGGCGGGCCCGAGGGCAAGACCATCACCCTCGGCTACATCGCCTCCTGGACCGATGGCCTGTCCACCGCCTACCTGCTGGACAACCGCCTGACCGCAATGGGCTACACGGTCAAGCACCAGACCATCGCCGAGGCCGCCCTGCTCTACGCGGGTCTCGCCCAGGGGGACGTGAACATGTACCCCTCGGCCTGGCCCGAGGTCACCCACGCCGACTACATGGAGGAGTACGGCGACAACATCGAGGACCTGGTCGCCTACTACGAGGGGGCGAAGCTGAACTTCTCCGTCCCCGAGTACGTGGAGGACATCCAGTCGATCGCGGACCTGCAGGGCCAGGCCGACCGCTTCGACGGCAAGATCTATGGCATCGAGCCCGGTGCCGGCATCACCGGCGCCACCCAGGACAGCGTGATCCCCGGCTACGGCCTGGATGACTTCGAGCTGGTCACGTCCTCCACCCCGGCGATGCTCACCGAGCTGCAGAACAAGATCGATGCCGAGGAGGACATCGTCGTGACCCTGTGGTCCCCGTTCTGGGCCATGACCGCCTTCCCGGTCCGGGCGCTCGAGGATCCGGAGGGTCACTTCGGCGAGCCGGAGGCGCTGCACCACCTGGGCCACAAGGGCTTCTCCGAGGAGTTCCCCGAGGCCGCGGAGTGGATCTCGAAGATGAAGCTGTCCGACGAGGAGTTCGGCTCGCTCGAGGACATGGTCGTCAACCAGTTCGAGGACGGCCAGGAGGCCGAAGCGGTCGAGAAGTGGCTCGAGGAGAACCCCGACGTCCTGGCCCCGCTGCCGGGCGAGTGA
- a CDS encoding NADP-dependent oxidoreductase, giving the protein MSTVFVVTAYGGPEGQQLSEREAPAPRAGEIAIEVRAAGVNPADGKRREGAFGTGGRLPLAMGLEASGVVTAVGEGTEGFAVGDAVLGAPARGLGAFAEHTVLTASRSVVKPAEISFADAATLPVAGTTAYDLIHQLGLTAGQAVLVLGAGGGVGHLALQVAAAHGLTVIGVASESKRVLVEATGAAFVPSGAGVAGRVREAAPEGVDLLADLVGGEPLRELAPAATSPAAIVSAADAETAAALGGAGREQSAGALAAVTSLVRDGLVDPHVTESVPLVRAAEALAAVEAGHSRGKTVIIP; this is encoded by the coding sequence ATGTCCACAGTCTTCGTCGTCACCGCCTACGGCGGCCCCGAGGGGCAGCAGCTCTCCGAGCGTGAGGCTCCTGCCCCGCGGGCCGGGGAGATCGCCATCGAGGTCCGGGCCGCCGGGGTGAATCCCGCCGACGGGAAGCGTCGCGAGGGCGCGTTCGGGACCGGCGGCCGGCTACCGCTGGCGATGGGGCTCGAGGCCTCCGGCGTCGTCACCGCCGTGGGCGAGGGCACCGAGGGCTTCGCGGTCGGGGACGCGGTGCTCGGCGCCCCCGCCCGCGGTCTCGGCGCCTTCGCCGAGCACACCGTGCTGACCGCCTCCCGATCCGTGGTGAAGCCCGCGGAGATCTCCTTCGCGGACGCCGCGACGCTCCCGGTCGCCGGCACCACCGCCTACGACCTCATCCACCAGCTCGGGCTCACGGCGGGGCAGGCGGTGCTGGTGCTCGGCGCGGGCGGCGGCGTGGGCCACCTGGCGCTGCAGGTGGCCGCAGCCCACGGGCTCACCGTGATCGGTGTGGCCTCGGAGTCCAAGCGTGTGCTGGTCGAGGCGACCGGCGCCGCCTTCGTGCCCTCCGGGGCCGGGGTCGCCGGTCGCGTCCGCGAGGCGGCGCCCGAGGGAGTCGACCTGCTGGCCGACCTCGTGGGCGGGGAGCCGCTGCGCGAGCTCGCCCCCGCGGCAACGAGCCCGGCGGCGATCGTTTCCGCGGCCGATGCCGAGACTGCCGCCGCCCTCGGCGGCGCCGGCCGGGAGCAGTCGGCGGGAGCGCTGGCGGCGGTCACCTCCCTCGTCCGGGACGGGCTCGTGGACCCGCACGTCACGGAGTCCGTCCCGCTGGTGCGGGCCGCCGAGGCGCTCGCCGCGGTGGAGGCCGGCCACTCCCGAGGGAAGACCGTGATCATCCCCTGA
- a CDS encoding calcium:proton antiporter, which produces MSSHSAAPTPSDRGPVAAILTRGAIVRLLLGWASVGAITLAAPLLAVPLSSAALVLVLAAIVAVIVVAAGGVVQQAEALARRLGDPYGTLVLTLSIVVIEVVLIAAVMQGPGDHATIARDSVMAVSMIIMNLVLGLCLLVGGLRHGSLAAHRVGTSAYLVMLVALSALAFALPATLGAGGSYAPAQALVIAGLTVALYAVFLWRQTGAQAAEFQEVTVPAAGAPGGRAPVPDDGTAPPPLRQLLAVHRAELLARSALLIATVLPIVLLSHHMADLLDDASARLGAPAALGGVLIALIVFTPESITAVRAALAGEVQRVVNLCHGALVSTLALTIPTVLVIGLLTGAPVVLAASPPNLLLLAATLAVAAISAAAPRMTALHGAVHLLLFGVYALMLFR; this is translated from the coding sequence ATGTCATCCCACTCCGCCGCACCCACCCCGAGCGACCGTGGCCCGGTCGCCGCGATCCTCACCCGCGGGGCGATCGTCCGCCTGCTCCTGGGCTGGGCCTCCGTGGGTGCGATCACCCTCGCCGCCCCGCTGCTGGCCGTCCCGCTCTCCTCCGCCGCGCTCGTCCTGGTGCTCGCCGCGATCGTGGCGGTGATCGTCGTGGCCGCCGGCGGCGTGGTCCAGCAGGCCGAGGCGCTCGCGCGCCGCCTCGGCGACCCCTACGGCACGCTCGTGCTCACCCTGTCGATCGTGGTGATCGAAGTGGTGCTGATCGCGGCGGTGATGCAGGGGCCCGGGGACCACGCGACCATCGCCCGGGACTCGGTGATGGCGGTCTCGATGATCATCATGAACCTGGTGCTCGGGCTGTGCCTGCTGGTGGGCGGGCTGCGCCACGGCTCGCTGGCTGCGCATCGCGTGGGCACCTCCGCCTACCTGGTGATGCTGGTGGCGCTCTCGGCCCTCGCCTTCGCGCTGCCGGCGACGCTCGGCGCGGGCGGCAGCTACGCCCCGGCGCAGGCGCTCGTGATCGCCGGCCTGACGGTGGCGCTGTACGCGGTCTTCCTCTGGCGGCAGACGGGCGCCCAGGCCGCTGAGTTCCAGGAGGTCACGGTCCCGGCGGCTGGGGCTCCCGGCGGCCGCGCGCCCGTGCCCGACGACGGCACCGCGCCCCCGCCCCTGCGCCAGCTCCTGGCCGTGCACCGCGCGGAGCTGCTGGCCCGCTCCGCACTGCTGATCGCGACGGTGCTGCCGATCGTGCTGCTCTCCCATCACATGGCTGACCTGCTCGACGACGCGTCGGCTCGGCTCGGCGCCCCGGCCGCGCTCGGCGGGGTGCTGATCGCCCTGATCGTGTTCACCCCGGAGTCGATCACGGCGGTGCGGGCAGCGCTGGCCGGCGAGGTCCAGCGGGTGGTGAACCTGTGCCACGGCGCGCTGGTCTCGACCCTCGCCCTGACCATCCCGACGGTGCTGGTGATCGGTCTGCTCACCGGCGCCCCGGTGGTGCTCGCGGCATCGCCGCCGAACCTGCTGCTGCTGGCCGCGACCCTCGCTGTCGCCGCCATCTCGGCGGCCGCACCGCGGATGACCGCGCTCCACGGGGCCGTGCATCTGCTGCTGTTCGGCGTCTACGCCCTCATGCTCTTTCGCTGA
- a CDS encoding S9 family peptidase → MTSSAAAPFTDSPEFTTFSDFTDVDAFLRIPRLTSVTASEDGRVVAAIQQADEPGAKLVSSLWELDPAGREPARRLTFSAKGESSPRFAPDGTLLFSSARPDPEGGADEEVAAIWRLPRTGEAQVVASAAAGLSLLSVAADGTMLAATSVLPGSSLEEDAERRKTRKDAKQTTIWHTGMPIRQWDHEIGDESRRLVLVTPDGDLTDLTPDVGTVTLHAASADLSPDGSTVATSWTQRVRGGETRSSITLIDTATLRRSVLCAADETAQFGSPLFSRDGRHLAVIRSTASSPTDTSYSRLEIHPVGGGDPVTAQLGDLSLTDLEWAPDGTLLVTGDLHSSGAVLRVDPATGEATGVAAGGVFSAPAPTPGGELFALRSDIAGPPRPVRIEDGAALRELPAPGAVDALPGTLEWVETDVDGLTVGGWLCLPTGASAEEPAPVMLWIHGGPHGSYNAWSWRWCPWLAVERGYAVLMPDPAMSTGYGDAGLNRGWPRRPDVVFHECETLLDSVLQRAELDASRTAMLGASFGGFMANWIAGHTERFDAIVTHAGLWALDQQHRTTDAAASKMRVHRHEDEDPDWYRAFSPHHEIDAITTPMLVTHGNRDFRVPISEALRLWWDLVSTWDGEPQDMPHRFLQLTSENHWVLTPSNALAWNQAVLAFCDQHVLGADPVPEVLPW, encoded by the coding sequence ATGACCTCCTCCGCAGCTGCACCGTTCACCGACTCCCCGGAGTTCACCACCTTCTCCGACTTCACCGACGTCGACGCCTTCCTGCGCATCCCGCGCCTGACCTCCGTGACCGCGAGCGAGGACGGACGGGTGGTCGCCGCGATCCAGCAGGCCGACGAGCCCGGCGCGAAGCTCGTCTCCTCGCTCTGGGAGCTGGATCCGGCCGGCCGGGAGCCCGCGCGCCGGCTGACCTTCTCCGCGAAGGGCGAGAGCTCCCCCCGCTTCGCCCCCGACGGCACGCTGCTGTTCAGCTCCGCCCGCCCGGATCCGGAGGGCGGTGCCGACGAGGAGGTCGCCGCGATCTGGCGCCTGCCCCGCACCGGCGAGGCGCAGGTGGTCGCCTCCGCCGCGGCGGGACTGTCCCTGCTCTCCGTCGCCGCGGACGGCACCATGCTCGCCGCCACCAGTGTGCTGCCCGGCAGCAGCCTCGAGGAGGATGCCGAGCGCCGGAAGACCCGCAAGGACGCGAAGCAGACCACCATCTGGCACACCGGGATGCCGATCCGGCAGTGGGACCACGAGATCGGCGACGAGAGCCGACGACTGGTGCTGGTCACCCCGGACGGGGACCTCACCGATCTGACCCCGGACGTCGGCACCGTGACCCTCCATGCCGCCTCCGCGGATCTCTCCCCGGACGGCTCGACGGTCGCGACCTCGTGGACGCAGCGGGTGCGCGGCGGCGAGACCCGCAGCTCGATCACTCTGATCGACACCGCGACCCTGCGCCGCAGCGTGCTGTGCGCGGCGGACGAGACCGCACAGTTCGGCTCCCCGCTGTTCTCCCGCGATGGCCGGCACCTGGCCGTGATCCGCTCGACCGCCTCCTCCCCCACCGACACCAGCTACAGCCGCCTGGAGATCCATCCGGTCGGCGGCGGCGACCCGGTCACCGCGCAGCTGGGCGATCTGAGCCTCACCGACCTCGAGTGGGCTCCGGACGGCACCCTGTTGGTCACCGGTGACCTGCACTCCTCCGGCGCGGTGCTGCGCGTCGACCCGGCGACCGGCGAGGCGACCGGGGTGGCGGCAGGGGGTGTGTTCTCCGCGCCGGCGCCGACCCCAGGAGGCGAGCTGTTCGCCTTGCGGTCCGATATCGCCGGCCCGCCCCGGCCGGTGCGGATCGAGGACGGCGCGGCGCTCCGTGAGCTGCCCGCCCCGGGCGCGGTCGATGCCCTGCCCGGCACCCTGGAATGGGTCGAGACGGACGTCGACGGGCTCACCGTGGGCGGCTGGCTGTGCCTTCCCACGGGGGCGTCGGCCGAGGAGCCGGCCCCGGTCATGCTGTGGATCCACGGCGGGCCGCACGGCTCCTACAACGCCTGGAGCTGGCGCTGGTGCCCGTGGCTCGCGGTCGAGCGCGGCTATGCGGTGCTGATGCCGGATCCCGCGATGTCCACCGGGTACGGGGACGCGGGGCTGAACCGGGGCTGGCCGCGCCGGCCGGACGTGGTCTTCCACGAGTGCGAGACCCTCCTGGACTCGGTGCTTCAGCGGGCCGAGCTCGACGCCTCGCGCACCGCGATGCTCGGCGCCTCCTTCGGCGGGTTCATGGCCAACTGGATCGCCGGGCACACCGAGCGCTTCGACGCGATCGTCACCCATGCGGGGCTGTGGGCGCTGGACCAGCAGCACCGCACCACCGACGCCGCCGCCTCGAAGATGCGGGTGCACCGCCACGAGGACGAGGACCCGGACTGGTACCGGGCCTTCTCCCCGCACCACGAGATCGATGCGATCACCACCCCGATGCTGGTCACCCACGGCAACCGGGACTTCCGGGTGCCGATCAGCGAGGCGCTGCGGCTGTGGTGGGACCTCGTGTCCACCTGGGACGGCGAGCCGCAGGACATGCCGCACCGCTTCCTGCAGCTGACCAGCGAGAACCACTGGGTGCTCACCCCGTCCAACGCCCTGGCCTGGAACCAGGCGGTGCTGGCCTTCTGCGACCAGCACGTCCTGGGCGCGGACCCGGTCCCGGAGGTCCTGCCCTGGTGA
- a CDS encoding heavy metal translocating P-type ATPase, which translates to MSATTRWLRGPWGTPIISGLLIVIAAILSLSIGVNPFGAGHQHGLGLSLDGPTALVASDLLMVAAALVAGIPIILKAVRALLVKVIAIDLLVAIAAVGALIIGQYWEAAAVTFLFAIGHALEAGTMNRTRSALAELVAVAPDVAVVIREGEQVEISAAQVQPDETVLVKNGAKVPVDGIVIGGTGALDEASITGESIPVEKSAGDQVFAGTISGGGFLQVRATGIGADTTLARIIHRVEEAQDAKARTQSFMEKFSTWYTPGIILLALVAGLVTGDVVLALTLLVIGCPGALVISIPVAIVAGIGRGARDGILIKGGEYLETSAKITAVALDKTGTLTEGRPTLTDVTVLDPAMDRADVLGWAARAEAGSEHPLARPLIDAAAAEGLPTGGLPEHTQPVPGKGIVATLEGRRVAVGNLPLLAAEDIVEDRGAAAEVDRLAGLGRTPMVVTLDGRVIGVVAVADRLHTDAKEMISRLHATGVKKVIMLTGDNHRVAEAVAAEVGVDEVRAQLLPEDKLAVVTQLQSEGFTVAMVGDGVNDAPALATADIGVAMGAAGTGVAIETADIALMKDDLLKLPEAIGLARSTVAVMRQNIAIALITVVALLVGVFAGGVTMAIGMLVHEGSVLLVIINAMRLLRHRRPAGGGGAAAGPAVRAPRTAPEEQTV; encoded by the coding sequence ATGTCCGCTACGACCCGTTGGCTGCGCGGTCCGTGGGGTACCCCGATCATCTCGGGTCTGCTCATCGTCATCGCCGCGATCCTCTCTCTGTCCATCGGGGTGAACCCCTTCGGCGCCGGTCACCAGCACGGCCTCGGCCTCTCGCTGGACGGGCCTACCGCTCTGGTCGCCTCCGACCTGCTCATGGTCGCCGCGGCTCTGGTCGCCGGCATCCCGATCATCCTCAAGGCCGTGCGCGCACTGCTGGTCAAGGTCATCGCCATCGATCTGCTGGTCGCCATCGCCGCAGTGGGTGCGCTGATCATCGGCCAGTACTGGGAAGCAGCTGCAGTCACGTTCCTGTTCGCGATCGGCCACGCCCTCGAGGCCGGCACCATGAACCGCACCCGCTCCGCGCTCGCCGAGCTCGTGGCAGTCGCCCCCGACGTCGCCGTGGTGATACGGGAGGGCGAGCAGGTGGAGATCTCCGCCGCCCAGGTCCAGCCCGATGAGACGGTGCTGGTCAAGAACGGTGCGAAGGTCCCCGTGGACGGCATCGTCATCGGCGGCACCGGGGCCCTGGACGAGGCCTCCATCACCGGCGAGTCCATCCCCGTCGAGAAGTCCGCGGGCGACCAGGTCTTCGCCGGCACCATCTCCGGCGGCGGCTTCCTCCAGGTGCGCGCCACCGGCATCGGCGCGGACACCACCCTGGCCCGCATCATCCACCGCGTCGAGGAGGCCCAGGACGCCAAGGCCCGCACCCAGAGCTTCATGGAGAAGTTCTCCACCTGGTACACCCCCGGCATCATCCTGCTCGCACTGGTGGCCGGACTGGTCACCGGTGACGTCGTGCTGGCCCTGACCCTGCTGGTGATCGGCTGCCCCGGGGCGCTGGTCATCTCCATCCCCGTCGCGATCGTGGCCGGCATCGGACGCGGCGCCAGGGACGGCATCCTCATCAAGGGTGGCGAGTACCTCGAGACCAGCGCGAAGATCACCGCGGTGGCCCTGGACAAGACCGGCACCCTCACCGAGGGCCGGCCCACCCTCACCGACGTCACCGTCCTGGATCCTGCGATGGACCGTGCCGACGTGCTCGGCTGGGCTGCACGCGCCGAGGCCGGCTCCGAGCACCCGCTGGCACGTCCCCTCATCGACGCCGCCGCAGCCGAGGGTCTGCCCACCGGCGGTCTGCCCGAGCACACCCAGCCGGTCCCCGGCAAGGGCATCGTCGCCACCCTCGAGGGCCGGCGGGTCGCCGTCGGCAACCTGCCGCTGCTGGCGGCCGAGGACATCGTCGAGGACCGCGGCGCGGCCGCCGAGGTCGACCGGCTCGCCGGCCTCGGACGCACCCCGATGGTCGTCACCCTCGACGGCCGCGTGATCGGCGTGGTCGCAGTCGCCGACCGGCTCCACACCGATGCGAAGGAGATGATCTCCCGGCTCCATGCGACCGGGGTCAAGAAGGTCATCATGCTCACCGGTGACAACCATCGGGTGGCCGAGGCGGTCGCCGCCGAGGTCGGGGTGGACGAGGTCCGCGCCCAGCTGCTGCCCGAGGACAAGCTCGCCGTGGTCACGCAGCTGCAGAGCGAGGGCTTCACCGTGGCGATGGTCGGCGACGGCGTCAACGACGCCCCGGCGCTCGCCACCGCCGACATCGGCGTGGCGATGGGCGCGGCTGGTACCGGGGTCGCGATCGAGACGGCCGACATCGCCCTGATGAAGGACGATCTGCTGAAGCTCCCCGAGGCCATCGGCCTGGCCCGCAGCACCGTGGCCGTGATGCGCCAGAACATCGCGATCGCTCTGATCACGGTGGTGGCGCTGCTGGTCGGCGTGTTCGCGGGCGGCGTCACGATGGCGATCGGCATGCTGGTCCACGAAGGCTCCGTGCTGCTGGTGATCATCAACGCGATGCGGCTGCTGCGCCACCGTCGGCCTGCGGGCGGGGGCGGTGCCGCCGCAGGGCCCGCCGTCCGGGCACCACGGACAGCGCCGGAGGAGCAGACTGTCTGA